From the genome of Deinococcus sp. AJ005, one region includes:
- a CDS encoding tetratricopeptide repeat protein: MKLLTFGPLELQGTAFRREKPLLLLAYLSLRGTQERRTLARQFWPDAADPMNSLSVALGQLRHVSADLLRVTDTQVATPLECDVSDLLRACRSQDLDQARRIYRGAFAAGIGAGDLSDDLAEWLLATRESGADAYRRLLLGQARAAVDAGTGGAGVWAALAYAVPGAAPPDPETFGELHNLLAAERHPDAALLERQAAELGVALHAPSVSLTGRQAELARIMEVPPGQTLWLLGPAGIGKSALLAASVGTLLRGQGGRPHATLLALPEVPHPGPVTESAWAQVLSARSEPLLIDDWEACDPDSRRVLLALAATHAGPPLVIGSRERPPLPLPELTLRPLSALRAGELPLTGGIPALIHAHRQNLSLADAYAHLLALHPPRARQLLACLGIQETPDLKATQAALELGGEDMAAALERLNRACLLDGTRPTAPAALRAWLDTQPSLETEVLTLLAPHLLPADALPHYLRAHMLTGSSDLPGFQAVLADRTRALLAEDRQVEAHALLRPHAQSPETRLLLGRALDALGQHKEALKVLSELPDTPLVQVFRGRAVWRLGDRAGATTLANAGLNGDMEARAQAYNLLAALALAAQDYAQAHDCAQRSAALFMLLDDDLMRLKLVCCQAIAMQKLGRDVGPLLREMQESSLNQLPATVLLDIGWILEAQDQWTDALAYAQQAATNAESRQDLSTAAAAWNNVGVLHHKLGRADQAANAYSQAIHAARQGGEVRLLALSLGNLAELQESLPLIEEALSLLEGAGHDDLAVYFREQREAFRGRSGGG, encoded by the coding sequence GTGAAATTACTCACCTTTGGCCCGCTGGAGCTTCAGGGGACGGCCTTCCGGCGTGAGAAGCCCCTGTTGCTGCTGGCCTATCTGTCTCTGCGGGGCACCCAGGAACGCCGCACGCTGGCCCGGCAGTTCTGGCCAGATGCCGCAGACCCCATGAACAGCCTTTCGGTGGCGCTGGGGCAGCTCCGGCACGTTTCGGCAGACCTGCTGCGTGTCACCGATACCCAGGTGGCAACCCCGCTGGAATGCGATGTGAGCGACCTGTTGCGCGCCTGCCGCAGCCAGGATCTTGACCAGGCCCGTAGGATTTACCGGGGCGCTTTCGCTGCTGGGATTGGGGCGGGCGATCTGTCCGACGATCTGGCCGAATGGTTGCTCGCCACGCGTGAGTCGGGCGCGGATGCTTACCGCCGTCTGCTGCTGGGTCAGGCCCGCGCCGCCGTGGACGCCGGAACTGGAGGCGCCGGTGTTTGGGCTGCCCTGGCCTACGCCGTTCCTGGAGCTGCCCCACCTGATCCCGAGACCTTCGGAGAACTTCACAATCTGCTGGCCGCCGAGAGGCACCCGGACGCCGCCCTGCTGGAGCGTCAAGCTGCCGAGCTGGGTGTCGCGCTGCATGCGCCCAGCGTGTCCTTGACAGGTCGTCAGGCCGAGCTGGCCCGGATCATGGAGGTGCCGCCGGGTCAGACGCTGTGGTTGCTTGGCCCCGCCGGGATCGGCAAGAGTGCCCTGCTGGCCGCGTCGGTGGGAACGCTGCTGCGTGGGCAGGGCGGGCGGCCCCACGCGACGCTGCTGGCCCTGCCAGAGGTGCCCCATCCCGGCCCAGTCACCGAAAGCGCCTGGGCGCAGGTGCTGAGTGCCCGCTCAGAGCCGCTGCTGATCGACGACTGGGAAGCGTGTGACCCCGACTCTCGCCGCGTTCTGCTGGCGCTGGCAGCCACGCACGCTGGCCCGCCCCTGGTGATCGGCAGCCGTGAACGGCCCCCCCTGCCTCTGCCGGAACTGACGCTACGTCCGCTGAGCGCTTTGCGAGCTGGGGAGCTGCCACTCACGGGTGGCATTCCTGCCCTGATTCATGCCCACCGCCAGAATCTGTCGCTGGCCGACGCCTACGCGCATCTGCTGGCGCTGCATCCACCCCGTGCGCGGCAGCTTCTGGCGTGTCTGGGCATTCAGGAGACGCCCGACCTGAAGGCCACACAGGCGGCGCTGGAACTGGGCGGCGAGGATATGGCCGCCGCCCTGGAACGCCTGAACCGCGCCTGTCTGCTGGACGGCACCCGGCCCACCGCCCCCGCTGCCCTGCGCGCCTGGCTGGACACCCAGCCCAGCCTGGAAACCGAGGTGCTGACCCTGCTGGCCCCGCACCTGCTGCCCGCAGACGCCCTGCCGCATTACCTGCGTGCGCACATGCTGACGGGTTCAAGCGACCTCCCCGGTTTCCAGGCGGTGCTCGCTGACCGTACCCGCGCGCTGCTGGCCGAAGACCGCCAGGTCGAGGCCCACGCCCTGCTGCGCCCGCACGCGCAGTCGCCAGAAACTCGCCTGCTGCTGGGCCGAGCGCTGGACGCCCTGGGTCAGCACAAAGAAGCCCTGAAGGTGCTGAGTGAGTTGCCAGACACGCCGCTGGTGCAGGTCTTCCGGGGCCGCGCCGTGTGGCGACTGGGTGACCGGGCGGGCGCGACGACCCTGGCGAACGCTGGCCTGAACGGCGACATGGAAGCGCGGGCGCAGGCTTATAACCTGCTGGCGGCGCTGGCTCTGGCTGCCCAGGACTACGCACAGGCCCATGACTGCGCCCAGCGCTCTGCCGCTCTGTTCATGCTGTTAGACGACGACCTGATGCGGCTGAAACTGGTGTGCTGCCAGGCGATTGCCATGCAGAAACTTGGCAGAGACGTTGGCCCCTTGCTGCGCGAGATGCAGGAGTCTTCGCTGAATCAGCTTCCAGCCACCGTGCTGCTGGATATCGGCTGGATTCTGGAGGCCCAGGATCAATGGACCGATGCCCTAGCCTACGCCCAGCAAGCTGCCACCAACGCCGAGAGCCGACAGGATCTCTCCACGGCTGCCGCCGCGTGGAACAACGTGGGCGTCCTCCATCACAAACTGGGGAGAGCGGACCAGGCCGCCAACGCTTACAGTCAGGCTATTCACGCTGCCCGGCAGGGCGGTGAAGTCCGCCTGCTGGCGCTGTCGCTAGGCAACCTGGCCGAGTTACAGGAGAGCTTGCCTCTGATCGAGGAGGCCCTGAGTCTTCTGGAAGGTGCAGGCCACGACGATCTCGCTGTGTATTTCAGGGAGCAGCGCGAGGCGTTCAGGGGGCGTTCAGGGGGGGGATGA
- a CDS encoding NAD(P)/FAD-dependent oxidoreductase codes for MKNAPRHVAVIGAGFAGLAAALRLAQAGAQVTVLDALERPGGKAALGYEDFSSGPTVVTMPQIFRALHERLELPAPELEAARPTTTYHAHASKPGEGRIFAPEALHVAGSLEPTLAQLSKTEGKRYTTLLASARQMYLDAAPTFLFAPPPTQARLARYALTRGIRAAPGTTLARYTRSGPFMSPFWLRFATYLGADPYRAPAVLHNIAWVELGYGVWHMQGGLLALAERLHDKAVELGVRFEYGTRVRQLIVHGGRVLGAHTDRGAFAADAWVSAADRALTLGWLGVQEKPTPRGVSGFALQLHLKEDMGRAHHIFWPAQYAREWQDIRAGRLPRDPTLYLHLDGQRAFLLVNAPPRPELEDDPRAYGLLLLKLLQERFPLDVEDWLPLGPADYARVSQGGALYGRAPHGLTGSLRPGWTVPQIRNLAQVGGTVHPGGGVPLSMLSGWNGAGQLLGLRYDALGGLDVPGVGETWE; via the coding sequence TTGAAGAACGCTCCCAGGCATGTCGCGGTGATCGGTGCGGGCTTCGCGGGGCTGGCGGCGGCGCTGCGGCTGGCGCAGGCCGGGGCGCAGGTAACCGTGCTGGACGCGCTGGAACGCCCCGGAGGCAAGGCGGCGCTGGGCTACGAGGATTTCTCCAGCGGCCCCACGGTGGTCACCATGCCGCAGATTTTCCGAGCGCTGCACGAACGCCTGGAACTGCCCGCCCCCGAACTGGAGGCTGCCCGCCCCACCACCACCTACCACGCGCACGCCTCTAAACCCGGTGAGGGCCGCATCTTCGCCCCCGAGGCCCTGCATGTGGCGGGCAGCCTGGAGCCGACGCTGGCGCAGCTTTCAAAGACGGAGGGCAAGCGCTACACCACGCTGCTGGCCTCTGCCCGCCAGATGTATCTGGACGCCGCGCCCACCTTTCTGTTCGCGCCGCCGCCCACGCAGGCGCGATTGGCCCGGTATGCCCTGACACGCGGTATACGGGCCGCGCCTGGAACGACGCTGGCCCGCTACACCCGTTCGGGGCCGTTCATGTCGCCGTTCTGGCTGCGCTTCGCCACTTACCTGGGGGCGGACCCTTACCGTGCTCCTGCCGTGCTGCACAACATCGCCTGGGTGGAGCTGGGCTACGGCGTGTGGCACATGCAGGGAGGGTTGCTGGCGCTGGCCGAACGGTTGCACGACAAGGCCGTGGAACTGGGCGTCCGCTTTGAATACGGTACGCGGGTGCGGCAACTCATCGTTCACGGCGGGCGCGTGCTGGGCGCACACACGGACCGGGGGGCCTTCGCCGCCGACGCCTGGGTCAGTGCGGCGGACCGTGCACTGACGCTGGGCTGGCTGGGCGTGCAGGAAAAACCCACCCCGCGCGGCGTCAGCGGCTTTGCCCTGCAACTGCACCTGAAAGAGGACATGGGCCGCGCCCACCACATCTTCTGGCCTGCGCAGTACGCCCGCGAGTGGCAGGACATCCGCGCTGGACGCCTGCCGCGCGATCCTACGCTGTACCTGCATCTGGACGGCCAGCGCGCCTTCCTGCTGGTCAACGCGCCCCCCAGACCGGAACTGGAAGACGATCCACGCGCCTATGGGCTGCTGTTGCTCAAGCTTTTGCAGGAACGCTTTCCTTTAGATGTGGAGGACTGGCTGCCCCTCGGTCCCGCCGATTACGCCCGCGTCTCACAGGGCGGCGCATTGTACGGACGCGCGCCGCACGGCCTGACCGGCAGCCTGCGCCCCGGCTGGACGGTTCCCCAGATTCGCAATCTGGCGCAGGTGGGCGGCACGGTGCATCCCGGCGGCGGCGTCCCGCTGAGCATGCTGAGCGGCTGGAACGGGGCGGGGCAACTGCTGGGCCTGCGCTACGACGCCCTGGGCGGCCTGGACGTGCCCGGAGTGGGGGAGACGTGGGAGTAA
- a CDS encoding glycosyltransferase family 2 protein produces the protein MKPIARAYHTFAFAWLAGKAAVLMINAVHFPRLRPRPTPRSGPRISILIPARDEAANLPHTLPGVLAQGADEVIVLDDSSTDGTAEIASGLGARVIQGQPLPPGWFGKPWACQQLSILASGDILIFTDADVTWHAGALGAVLHELEASGADLLSVQPRQANQTLGERLLTPLVDAAVLSYFPYPAIRQPQAAATIANGQVMAFRRVALEGAGGYALVRRELLEDMQLARRLKARGGRVASALGQNVIGVRMYRSYPDSVRGFSKNVLPIHLHSRPLLLLSAVAHLAVYTLPWLLPVLGLPVPGARALRVLGLLERTAVALIAGRRRPADLLEGLLGPVTPLLALPVYLRAARRRVVWKGREYPQGGGERD, from the coding sequence ATGAAGCCCATTGCCCGCGCCTACCACACCTTCGCCTTCGCGTGGCTGGCGGGAAAGGCGGCGGTGCTGATGATCAATGCCGTGCATTTTCCGCGCCTGCGCCCACGCCCCACGCCCCGCAGTGGCCCCCGCATCTCCATCCTGATTCCGGCCCGCGACGAGGCCGCCAACCTGCCCCACACTCTCCCCGGCGTGCTGGCGCAGGGCGCAGACGAAGTGATCGTGCTGGACGACAGCAGCACCGATGGCACGGCAGAGATTGCGTCTGGGCTGGGCGCGCGGGTCATTCAGGGCCAACCTCTGCCCCCCGGCTGGTTCGGCAAACCGTGGGCCTGTCAGCAACTCTCCATCCTGGCGTCGGGCGACATTCTGATCTTCACCGACGCGGATGTGACGTGGCACGCGGGCGCGCTGGGGGCGGTGTTGCATGAGCTGGAGGCATCCGGGGCCGACTTGCTGAGCGTGCAGCCGCGTCAGGCGAATCAGACTCTGGGCGAGCGCCTGCTGACGCCGCTGGTGGACGCCGCCGTGCTGTCCTACTTCCCCTATCCGGCCATCAGGCAGCCGCAGGCCGCCGCCACGATTGCCAACGGGCAGGTCATGGCCTTTCGCCGCGTGGCGCTGGAAGGGGCCGGGGGCTACGCGCTGGTGCGCCGGGAACTGCTGGAAGACATGCAACTGGCCCGACGTTTAAAGGCCCGTGGGGGCCGGGTGGCCTCGGCGCTGGGGCAGAACGTCATCGGCGTGCGGATGTACCGCTCGTACCCGGACTCGGTGCGCGGCTTTTCCAAGAACGTGCTGCCCATCCACCTGCATTCGCGCCCGCTGCTGCTGCTGAGCGCGGTGGCCCATCTGGCGGTGTATACGCTGCCGTGGTTGCTGCCTGTGTTGGGGCTGCCAGTGCCGGGGGCAAGGGCCTTGCGCGTGCTGGGGCTGCTGGAACGAACCGCCGTGGCCCTGATCGCGGGCCGCCGCAGACCCGCCGACTTGCTGGAAGGGCTGCTGGGGCCAGTCACGCCGCTGCTGGCGCTCCCGGTGTATCTGAGGGCGGCGCGGCGGCGGGTGGTCTGGAAGGGCCGTGAATACCCGCAGGGTGGAGGGGAAAGGGATTAG
- a CDS encoding lysophospholipid acyltransferase family protein has protein sequence MPDRAPWATPVLKHSIRQSLHAGLGGVWVRGSLPAGGAVLVPNHNSWWDGYVLRELAWWAGADFRVLMSARQLGRFPFLRRMGALEAGRVREAARSAQDGAWVAVFAEGAVQPPGPLAELQPGAAWIARTAGVPLIPVALRVVMRGGQWPEAYLRIGAAKTDLAEALAHELSLLDAELASSDPEQPLAGYLRVMAGRASGSDEVDWPARLLTLITGDQ, from the coding sequence GTGCCTGACCGCGCTCCCTGGGCCACCCCCGTTCTGAAGCACAGCATTCGCCAGAGCCTGCACGCTGGGCTGGGTGGCGTGTGGGTGCGCGGTTCCCTGCCAGCAGGCGGCGCGGTTCTGGTGCCCAACCACAATTCCTGGTGGGACGGCTACGTGCTGCGCGAACTGGCGTGGTGGGCGGGCGCGGACTTTCGGGTGCTGATGTCGGCGCGGCAATTGGGGCGCTTTCCCTTCCTGCGGCGCATGGGCGCACTGGAGGCGGGCCGGGTACGCGAAGCGGCGCGGAGTGCGCAGGATGGTGCATGGGTGGCAGTCTTCGCAGAGGGAGCCGTGCAGCCACCCGGACCCCTGGCCGAGTTGCAACCCGGCGCGGCGTGGATCGCGCGGACGGCGGGCGTCCCCCTGATTCCCGTGGCCCTGCGCGTGGTGATGCGCGGCGGGCAATGGCCGGAGGCATATCTGCGAATAGGGGCGGCGAAAACTGATCTGGCCGAAGCATTGGCGCACGAATTGAGCCTGCTGGACGCTGAACTCGCCTCCAGTGACCCGGAGCAACCGCTGGCGGGCTACCTGCGTGTGATGGCCGGACGGGCCAGCGGCAGCGATGAGGTGGACTGGCCTGCCCGCCTGCTGACGCTGATCACGGGGGACCAATGA
- a CDS encoding carotenoid biosynthesis protein gives MTHLPPTILRTGLAFAALGIAFAGALLVLTDRSAGWALIAIGVPLSGLLALAGDALGSGFSRTLQDRTRQLISETRPWMWLIALYALLHVPVPLWPEGFGVLGLASTAALFVGALLYAAERVGWGRSWLMAALACGLGLSAEVIGTRTGFPFGIYSYATAPEPLILGVPLMVPLGWFALTLAGLLLAGGRAWLAGLLLALWDVGLEPLMTAQRYWLWSDPNPIWAGAPLQNFLGWWAVASGISWVLLKIGPGVFFSSLPGGNRVPPTSFNFAVAYPIEAFFLPGGLVLVGRYLEAIVTLGAMLLGLGLARAVRGKRA, from the coding sequence TTGACCCACCTCCCGCCCACCATTCTCCGTACTGGCCTCGCCTTCGCCGCGCTGGGTATTGCTTTTGCGGGTGCGCTGCTGGTCCTGACAGATCGGAGTGCAGGCTGGGCGCTGATCGCTATTGGCGTGCCGCTCTCCGGCCTTCTGGCGCTGGCAGGAGACGCGCTGGGCAGCGGATTCTCCAGAACGCTGCAAGACCGGACACGACAACTCATTTCCGAGACGCGCCCGTGGATGTGGCTGATTGCCCTGTACGCCCTTCTGCACGTTCCTGTGCCGCTGTGGCCGGAGGGCTTCGGCGTGCTGGGGCTGGCGAGTACGGCGGCGTTGTTCGTGGGTGCGCTCCTGTATGCCGCCGAGCGCGTGGGCTGGGGCCGTTCCTGGCTGATGGCCGCGCTGGCCTGTGGCCTGGGCCTGAGCGCGGAAGTGATCGGCACCCGCACTGGCTTCCCCTTTGGCATCTACTCCTACGCCACCGCCCCCGAGCCTTTAATCCTCGGTGTGCCGCTGATGGTTCCATTGGGCTGGTTCGCCCTGACGCTGGCGGGCCTGCTGTTGGCGGGCGGGCGGGCGTGGCTGGCTGGGCTGCTGCTGGCGCTGTGGGACGTGGGTCTGGAACCGCTGATGACCGCCCAGCGCTACTGGCTGTGGAGTGATCCGAATCCCATCTGGGCGGGCGCTCCGTTGCAGAACTTTCTGGGCTGGTGGGCGGTGGCAAGTGGCATTTCATGGGTGCTGCTGAAAATCGGGCCGGGGGTCTTTTTCTCTTCTCTCCCTGGTGGCAACAGGGTTCCCCCAACCTCATTCAATTTCGCCGTCGCTTACCCGATTGAAGCCTTCTTCCTCCCCGGCGGCTTGGTGCTGGTGGGCCGCTATCTGGAGGCCATCGTCACCCTGGGGGCAATGTTGCTGGGTCTGGGGCTGGCGCGGGCGGTGAGGGGGAAGCGTGCCTGA
- a CDS encoding NUDIX domain-containing protein, producing MRRVGAGVAVLKDEAILLIRRRDNSLWDVPGGGLESGETPEAAARRELAEETGLSVGVLRPLAVFQHPHTYPDGNRVDWETHFFTADDSGDEVKAGDDAREARWWLRKALPQNVSDATQHYFTMLGQFMPLSAED from the coding sequence GTGAGGCGCGTGGGAGCGGGCGTGGCTGTCTTGAAGGACGAAGCAATTTTGCTGATCCGGCGAAGAGACAACAGCCTGTGGGACGTGCCAGGTGGGGGGCTGGAATCCGGCGAGACTCCAGAGGCCGCAGCACGGCGCGAACTGGCCGAGGAAACTGGCCTGAGCGTCGGCGTTCTCCGTCCACTTGCCGTGTTCCAGCACCCGCACACCTACCCGGACGGAAATCGGGTGGATTGGGAAACACACTTTTTTACCGCCGATGACTCAGGCGATGAAGTAAAGGCAGGTGACGATGCTCGGGAGGCGCGTTGGTGGCTGCGCAAGGCACTGCCACAGAATGTCTCAGACGCAACCCAGCACTACTTCACGATGCTGGGGCAATTTATGCCTCTGTCTGCTGAGGACTGA
- a CDS encoding NAD(P)/FAD-dependent oxidoreductase: protein MPDFDVIVMGAGHNALVTAAYAAKAGLKVGVFERRHIVGGAVSTEELVPGYRFDYGGSAHILIRMTPVVRELELTRHGLHYLEVDPMFHAYDGETPWFIHRDAGRTARELEALFPGQGEAYTRFLDDWTPFARSVADLFNSAPGPLDMGKMMVSSGKGRDWMEQLPRILKPYGEVAKEYFTDERVRAPLTWMAAQSGPPPTDPLSAPFLLWHPLYHEGGVARPKGGSGGLTQALKRAIEADGGEVFVNAPVKDILVKDGKAQGIRLENGDTYTARAVVSGTHILTTAGAMPDEFVPESAKNVRVGNGFGMVLRLALSEQVKYRHHTEPDSRVGLGLLIKNEQQLMTGYGQYLAGEPTKDPPLIAMSFSAVDDSLAPPGGEALWLWAQYYPYELSSGSWETRTAEARENILNAFEHYAPGTRDTIVGELVQTPQWLETNLGLHRGNVMHLEMSFDQMFSFRPWMRASQYKWPGLKGMYLTGASTHPGGGIMGASGRNAAQVLVKDLTRRGWK, encoded by the coding sequence ATGCCGGATTTTGACGTGATCGTGATGGGCGCGGGCCACAACGCGCTGGTAACGGCGGCCTACGCGGCCAAGGCTGGACTGAAAGTGGGCGTCTTCGAGCGGCGGCACATCGTCGGTGGAGCGGTGAGTACCGAGGAGCTGGTGCCTGGCTACCGCTTCGACTACGGCGGCAGCGCCCACATCCTGATTCGCATGACCCCGGTGGTGCGCGAGCTGGAGCTGACCCGCCACGGCCTGCACTACCTGGAAGTGGACCCGATGTTCCACGCCTACGACGGCGAAACCCCGTGGTTTATCCACCGCGATGCCGGGCGAACGGCCCGCGAACTGGAAGCCCTGTTCCCCGGCCAGGGCGAGGCGTATACCCGCTTTCTGGACGACTGGACGCCGTTTGCCCGCAGCGTGGCCGATCTGTTCAACTCCGCGCCCGGCCCGCTGGATATGGGCAAGATGATGGTCAGTTCGGGCAAGGGCCGCGACTGGATGGAGCAGTTGCCGCGTATTCTTAAGCCTTACGGCGAGGTGGCGAAGGAATACTTCACCGACGAGCGCGTGCGTGCGCCGCTGACCTGGATGGCCGCCCAGAGCGGGCCGCCGCCGACAGACCCGCTCAGTGCGCCCTTTCTGCTGTGGCACCCGCTCTATCACGAGGGCGGCGTGGCCCGGCCCAAGGGCGGCAGCGGCGGACTGACCCAGGCGCTGAAACGCGCGATTGAGGCCGATGGTGGCGAGGTTTTTGTCAACGCGCCAGTCAAGGACATTCTGGTTAAAGATGGAAAAGCGCAGGGCATCCGGCTGGAGAACGGCGACACGTACACCGCCCGCGCCGTCGTGTCTGGGACGCACATTCTGACTACCGCCGGGGCGATGCCGGATGAATTCGTCCCCGAGTCTGCCAAAAATGTGCGTGTGGGCAACGGCTTTGGCATGGTGCTGCGTCTGGCCCTGTCCGAGCAGGTCAAGTACCGCCACCACACCGAACCCGACAGCCGCGTGGGCCTGGGCCTGCTGATCAAGAACGAGCAGCAACTGATGACGGGTTACGGGCAATATCTGGCCGGAGAACCGACGAAAGACCCGCCCCTGATCGCCATGAGCTTTAGCGCCGTGGACGATTCACTGGCCCCCCCCGGTGGCGAGGCGCTGTGGCTGTGGGCACAGTATTACCCGTATGAGCTGTCCTCCGGCTCCTGGGAAACCCGCACTGCCGAGGCGCGCGAGAACATCCTGAACGCCTTTGAGCATTACGCGCCCGGCACGCGCGACACGATTGTGGGCGAGCTGGTGCAGACGCCGCAGTGGCTGGAGACCAACCTGGGTCTGCACCGGGGCAACGTGATGCACCTGGAAATGAGCTTTGACCAGATGTTCTCCTTCCGCCCGTGGATGCGCGCCAGCCAATACAAATGGCCGGGCCTGAAGGGCATGTACCTCACCGGAGCCAGCACCCACCCAGGCGGCGGAATCATGGGGGCGAGTGGAAGGAATGCCGCGCAGGTGCTGGTCAAGGATCTGACGCGGAGAGGCTGGAAGTGA
- a CDS encoding GNAT family N-acetyltransferase has protein sequence MPSFTVRRLSSGDEQALALVAREETDFTGEESSPPLAPADARAYLSDPAVWHWHAEADGQPIGFLLAYVHPQRHGEARHVMFDEIGVREGWRRRGVGRALVDALHKQMRAEGIQEVWVLADNPEAGAFYEACGYAVDEVQGVMLSHSVADREA, from the coding sequence ATGCCATCTTTCACCGTCCGCCGCCTCAGCTCTGGCGATGAGCAGGCCCTAGCCCTCGTCGCCCGCGAGGAAACCGACTTCACGGGCGAGGAATCCAGCCCGCCGTTGGCTCCGGCAGATGCCCGCGCTTACCTGTCCGATCCTGCTGTGTGGCACTGGCACGCCGAGGCGGACGGTCAGCCCATCGGCTTTCTGCTGGCCTATGTCCACCCTCAGCGGCACGGCGAGGCCCGGCACGTCATGTTCGACGAGATCGGCGTGCGCGAGGGCTGGCGGCGTAGAGGCGTGGGCCGCGCACTGGTAGACGCTTTGCACAAGCAGATGCGCGCCGAGGGGATACAGGAAGTCTGGGTGCTGGCCGACAACCCGGAGGCGGGGGCGTTTTACGAGGCTTGTGGATATGCAGTGGATGAGGTACAGGGCGTGATGCTCTCGCACTCTGTTGCTGACAGAGAAGCGTAA
- a CDS encoding GNAT family N-acetyltransferase, whose protein sequence is MSGPDLRPFLGDLARLRAQVFRAFPYLYGGTPEYEEAYLQTYLDARDAVIILARDGGKVVGASTAVPLIHETPEIRAPFEPPEFDVSDVLYLGESVLLPEYRGRGLGHAFFDGREAHARRLGLDVSAFCAVQRPEEHPARPADYRPLNAFWAARGYIERPDLQTTMSWQDVAETAETPKPMRFWLRREKD, encoded by the coding sequence TTGAGCGGCCCGGACCTGCGCCCCTTCTTAGGCGATCTGGCACGGTTGCGGGCGCAGGTTTTCCGCGCCTTTCCGTACCTGTACGGTGGCACTCCCGAATACGAGGAGGCCTACCTGCAAACTTACCTGGACGCCCGTGATGCCGTGATTATTCTGGCCCGCGACGGCGGGAAGGTGGTCGGCGCGAGTACCGCCGTGCCGCTGATCCACGAGACGCCGGAAATCAGGGCACCGTTTGAACCCCCTGAATTTGACGTGTCCGACGTGCTGTATCTGGGCGAGAGCGTGCTGCTGCCCGAGTACCGGGGGCGCGGGCTGGGGCACGCGTTTTTCGATGGGCGCGAGGCCCATGCGCGGCGGCTGGGGCTGGACGTGAGCGCCTTCTGCGCCGTGCAAAGGCCAGAAGAGCATCCGGCCCGGCCTGCCGATTACCGCCCGCTCAATGCCTTTTGGGCTGCGCGTGGCTATATCGAGCGGCCTGATTTACAAACCACCATGAGCTGGCAGGACGTGGCCGAGACAGCAGAAACGCCAAAGCCCATGCGGTTCTGGCTCAGGCGCGAGAAAGATTAA